The genomic DNA CGAATGAGCTGCTTGGTGGGCTTGACCGCCATGATGGCTACTTCCCCTTCCTGGGGGCCTTCGCGTAGACGACGCTACCGGCCACCTTCTCCGCGAGCGGATCGAAGCGCTCCTGCTGCTTCTGATCCATGTGGAACACGAGCGACCAGGTCGTCTTGCCGTCACAGCCCACGTACGTCACCGTGCGCACCGACTCCGCGCCATCCGGCGTGGTGTCCGAGTCCACGCGGCGCGCCGCGGGTGCCTTGCCCAGCTTGAGCGTCTTCCAGCCCGTGTCGCCGCCCATGGCGGAGAGGATCTTCTCCAGGCACACCTGGGGCTTCATGCCCGCGGTCTGCACCGCGCCCACGTCCACCAGCACGTAGGCGTTCCCCGAGGGGTCATCGAAGCGCAGGGTGCCATCCGCCTCGGATTGCTTCCAGTCCCCGGGCAATTGGAGCGTGAGCGTCTTCACCTCGTGCTTCGCCAACTCCGCCGGCTCACCAGCCGCGAGTACCGCCACCAACAACGAGCCAAGCATCACCGTGCCTCCAGCATGTCCTGGAACGGGTTGAAGTAATCCGGGGCCTTCTCCAGCACGCCATCCAGGCCCTTGCCACCGGTCTCCGTGCGCTTCACGTCGCCGAAGTGGCCCCGGCCGATGGCCGCCACCATGCCGTCCTTCTGGCACTCCTCCAGCAACTCCATGGCCTTGGCGAACACCTCGCGCGCCCGGTTGGCGATCCGGCCGTCCTCGCGCACGGTGAATTCCTCGTCGATGCCGCGCGCCGCCCGGTGGATGTAGCTGGCGGCCTTGAGCGCCACGTAGCGGTCCGCGAGCAGGGGCGTGTGCATGGCCTCGGTCATCATACCGAGCAACTGGATGCCCTGGCGCGTCCACACGGCCACCAGGTCCGCCATCACGTCGTACGCGTGGCTGAAGAAGATGTCCGTCTCCTTGTGCTTGGTGGGCGGCATGTACTTGAGCGGCGCGTCCGGGAAGCAGCGGCGCACGAGCATGGCCTGCGACAACTCCAAGAGCAGCGTGTCCGGGCGGTGCGGATCGATCTCGTACGAGTGGCCGATGCCCAGCTGCCAGTCCTTGAGGCCCGCGCGCTTGGCGAAGCTCTCGTTGATGAACTGGCTGGCGATCACCGTATGCGCCGCGTCGTAGGCGTCCGCCGTGGTGATGTAGTTGTCCTCGCCGGTGTTGATGATGATGCCGGCCAGGGCGCAGATGCGGCGGCTGAAGTACTGGTCGATGAACGTGCGCCGCATGTTGATGTCACGGAAGAGGATTCCGTACATCGCGTCGTTGAGCAGCATGTCCAACCGCTCGTAGGCCGCGGCGAAGGCGATCTCCGCCATGCACAGGCCCGAGGAGTAGTTGGTGAGCTGGATGTAGCGCTTGAGCTTGCGGCTCTCGTCATCCAGGGCCTCGCGCATGATGCGGAAGTTCTCCTGGGTGGCGTACGTGCCGCCGTAGCCCTCGGTGGTGGCGCCGTGGGGCACGTAGTCGAGCAGCGACTGCGCCGTGGAGCGGATGACGGCGATGATGTCCGCGCCCGCCTGCGCCGCCGCGCGCGCTTGATCCACGTCGTCGTAGATGTTGCCCGTGGCCACGATGACGTACTTGTGCGGCGCCTGGCCCTGCCCCAGCTCCTTGCGCAACGCGTCACGCTGGGCGATGCGCGAGGTGAGCTCGTCCATGGCGCCCCGGGCCTCGGCCCGCACCTCCTCGCGCAGGTTGTGCTCCATCTCGGGGGACAAGGGCCCCAGCTTTTCCAGGGGCATGGCCGTCAGGCGCTCCACGGCCTCCAGGGGGCTGCGCGCGCCCATGTGCAGGGCCCGGCCATACCAGTAGGCGACGCCCCGGTTGAGCACCCCGGCGTCCTTGAGGCGGTCCACCATCAGGTTGGCGAGCGGCACGCCTCCCGGGCCCGCATCCGAGACGCCGAAGAAGCGCAGCACCGTGCGCTCGATGGAGACGGTGGTGTTGCGGCGAATGAGGTCGAAGATGGGCTCGGTGATGTCTTGCGCCATCTTGCGCGCATGATCCACCCGCGCGTCTTCGATGAACGGACCCGGCATGTTGGCACCTTACTATACGTAACGCGTTTCGAAGAGACGGCGCAGGGCGGGCTCGGCGCGCAGGAGTTCGAGAGTGAGCTGCGCATGACCTGGCACGTAGCCATTGCCCACGAGCATGGTGACGTCCTTGCCCACGCCCTCGGCCCCCAGCGCCGCCGCGGTGAAGCTCGTGGCCATGGAGAAGAAGATGACCGTTCCGCCATCCTTCACGCTCAGGATGGACGCCATCTCCGTGTTGCCCACCGAGGCGCAGTTGATGACCAGGTCGCACAACGCGCCCTGGGTGGCCTCGGACACGGCCTCCATCACCTCCACGGCCCGGGTGGCATCCACCTGGAGCGTGGCGTCGCACAGCTCCAGCCCCTTCAGGGTGGCGAGCGCCTGTCCGGAGATGTCCAGCGCGAGCAGGCGGCCCTGCCCCTTCAAGTCACGGCGCGCCTGGGCGAGGCACAACGCGCCGCTCTTGCCCGCGCCGAGCACGGCGACCGTCATGCCGGGGCGCACCCAGCGCGTCACCAGGGCGGGCGCGCCACACACGTCCAGGGCCGCGAGCGCGAGCGTGTCGGGCATGTCCTCGGGCAGCTTCGCGTAGAGGCCCGTGGCGAAGAGGATGGCCTGCCCCCGGATGTCCACCCGATCGATGGAGGGGTGCACCGCCTTCACCTCGTCGATGCGCAGCGGCGTGAGGCTCAGGCTCACCAGCGTGGCGATGCGGTCTCCCGGCTGGAGCACGCCGTGCGCGGGGTGCCCGGCACCCACCTGGTTCACCCGGCCAATCAGCATGCCGCCCGAGCCCGTCACCGGGTTCTGCATCTTGCCGCGCTCGAGGACGATCTCCCGCACCCGGGCGGCGATGCGCGTGGGATCCGCGCCCACCTCGTCCTTGATCTGCTTGAAGGACGCGGCGTCGATGTTGAGGCTCTCCACGTCGATGAGGAGCTCGGCTTCCCGGCAGGGCAGCGAGGGATCCAGCGTGCGGGCCCGTTGGGGCAGCACACCCTTTTCCCCCACGACGCGGGACAGCCCATAGTGGTCGCGGCTCATGGCAGGCCTCTCCGTGGCCACGAGCGGGAGCACCTCCCACCCGTGAGAATGCACGGATAAGCCTCTACCCGGGCGCACGCGGGAGCGCCAGGGGCTTCGTCAGACGCCCCGCGTCATGGCGAGGGGCCCTTATTCGGCCGCGAGCCGGGGCCCGATCACCGCCAGCGAGCGCTCGAAGCGGTAGTTGACGCCTGTATGGCCGTCCTCGAACTCCTCGTGCGTGAGCTCGACCCCGCCGTTCTTCAGGTCCTCGGCCACCATGCGCGCACCCCAGCGCAGGTTGAACTCGTCGCGCGAGCCGCAGTCGAGGAAGACGGTCTTCATCTTGCGGAACGCGTCCACGAACTTGGGCACGAAGCGCACCGGATCGTGCACGAGCCAGCGGTTCCACACCTCCAGGCGCAGCTTGCCCGTCTGCGCGTCGAAGGGCAGCTCCAGGTTGAGCGGCTCGCCCTTCTTGGGCGAGTAGGCGGCCGCCATGGCCAGGATGTTGATGACGGCGAAGTCCTCGCCACGCGCCTTGGTCTCGCGCGAGCGCAGGAGGAAGTCCTTGTACCAGGCCTCCACCCCACCCGCCTTGAGCATCGCCGAGGCCGCCTTGGGCAGATCCGGCAGGTAGCAATACTCGAAGTAGGCGTCGGGGGACTGGGCGCTCAGGTGCGAGAAGATCTCGGGATGGTAGCGGCCCATCACCAGCGCGCCGTAACCCCCGGAGCTGTGCCCCACCACCGCGCGTGAAAGCGCCTTGGGCAGCGTGCGGTACGTGCGGTCCACGAAGCCCACCACGTCCTTCGCCAGGAAGTCGCGGTAGCGGCCAATGGCGTCGCTGTTCACCCACTGGCTGCCGCCCAGGGACGTCCAGCCATCCGGAAACACGCCGATGACGGGTGGAATCGTGCCCGCCGCGACGAGCGCATCCAGACGCTCGGGGACACTCACCGAGAACGCCGAGAAGTTCGTCCACGACTTGCCGCTGCCGGAGAAGGCGTTGAGGAAATACACCACCGGGTAGCGGCCCGTGCCCCCCTGGTAGCCCGGGGGCAGGTACACCGTCAGCTCCCGCCGGGATGGATCTCCCAGCGGGTTGGACTCCAGCGCCGGCGAGTGCATCACCTGCGTCTCGAGAACTCCCTTCATGTCTGTCCCCTCCAGGGGGCCCACCGTCAGCCGCGCTGTCCGGTGGGCTTGCCGAAGAACTTCATCACCTGTTGTAG from Melittangium boletus DSM 14713 includes the following:
- a CDS encoding alpha/beta hydrolase, translating into MKGVLETQVMHSPALESNPLGDPSRRELTVYLPPGYQGGTGRYPVVYFLNAFSGSGKSWTNFSAFSVSVPERLDALVAAGTIPPVIGVFPDGWTSLGGSQWVNSDAIGRYRDFLAKDVVGFVDRTYRTLPKALSRAVVGHSSGGYGALVMGRYHPEIFSHLSAQSPDAYFEYCYLPDLPKAASAMLKAGGVEAWYKDFLLRSRETKARGEDFAVINILAMAAAYSPKKGEPLNLELPFDAQTGKLRLEVWNRWLVHDPVRFVPKFVDAFRKMKTVFLDCGSRDEFNLRWGARMVAEDLKNGGVELTHEEFEDGHTGVNYRFERSLAVIGPRLAAE
- a CDS encoding zinc-binding dehydrogenase, with translation MSRDHYGLSRVVGEKGVLPQRARTLDPSLPCREAELLIDVESLNIDAASFKQIKDEVGADPTRIAARVREIVLERGKMQNPVTGSGGMLIGRVNQVGAGHPAHGVLQPGDRIATLVSLSLTPLRIDEVKAVHPSIDRVDIRGQAILFATGLYAKLPEDMPDTLALAALDVCGAPALVTRWVRPGMTVAVLGAGKSGALCLAQARRDLKGQGRLLALDISGQALATLKGLELCDATLQVDATRAVEVMEAVSEATQGALCDLVINCASVGNTEMASILSVKDGGTVIFFSMATSFTAAALGAEGVGKDVTMLVGNGYVPGHAQLTLELLRAEPALRRLFETRYV
- a CDS encoding lysine 5,6-aminomutase subunit alpha yields the protein MPGPFIEDARVDHARKMAQDITEPIFDLIRRNTTVSIERTVLRFFGVSDAGPGGVPLANLMVDRLKDAGVLNRGVAYWYGRALHMGARSPLEAVERLTAMPLEKLGPLSPEMEHNLREEVRAEARGAMDELTSRIAQRDALRKELGQGQAPHKYVIVATGNIYDDVDQARAAAQAGADIIAVIRSTAQSLLDYVPHGATTEGYGGTYATQENFRIMREALDDESRKLKRYIQLTNYSSGLCMAEIAFAAAYERLDMLLNDAMYGILFRDINMRRTFIDQYFSRRICALAGIIINTGEDNYITTADAYDAAHTVIASQFINESFAKRAGLKDWQLGIGHSYEIDPHRPDTLLLELSQAMLVRRCFPDAPLKYMPPTKHKETDIFFSHAYDVMADLVAVWTRQGIQLLGMMTEAMHTPLLADRYVALKAASYIHRAARGIDEEFTVREDGRIANRAREVFAKAMELLEECQKDGMVAAIGRGHFGDVKRTETGGKGLDGVLEKAPDYFNPFQDMLEAR